A DNA window from Micromonospora sp. NBC_01739 contains the following coding sequences:
- a CDS encoding SCP2 sterol-binding domain-containing protein has product MDEAIEQFFASLPARGPQEMRSSLAGTLRIDLSDGERTEHWVLRLRPGVIEVERGPAEADSIWYCSVDLFDRLVTGRAEPLAALFRNECSFSGRVPMFLILRRLFPSAPGVQDPRTRAREQAGTAQ; this is encoded by the coding sequence GTGGACGAGGCGATCGAGCAGTTCTTTGCCAGCTTGCCGGCTCGCGGCCCCCAGGAGATGCGCAGCTCGCTCGCCGGCACCCTGCGGATCGACCTCTCCGACGGCGAACGCACAGAGCACTGGGTGCTCCGGCTGCGACCGGGTGTCATCGAGGTCGAGCGGGGACCGGCCGAGGCCGATTCCATCTGGTACTGCAGCGTGGATCTGTTCGACCGGTTGGTGACCGGACGGGCCGAGCCCCTGGCCGCGCTGTTTCGCAACGAGTGCAGCTTCAGCGGCAGGGTCCCGATGTTCCTGATCCTGCGGCGGTTGTTTCCCTCCGCGCCAGGCGTCCAGGATCCACGCACGAGGGCCCGCGAGCAGGCCGGGACGGCACAGTGA
- a CDS encoding DsrE family protein translates to MARTLVVKATAGADGPERCAQAFTVAATAAAAGVPVSLWLTGESTWFALPGRAQDFELPHSAPLAELLHVILTTGTVTACTQCAARRDIGPDDVIPGIRIAGAAVFVEETMAEGAQALVY, encoded by the coding sequence ATGGCCCGCACTCTCGTCGTCAAGGCCACCGCCGGAGCGGACGGCCCGGAGCGGTGCGCCCAGGCCTTCACGGTGGCGGCCACGGCCGCCGCCGCAGGTGTGCCCGTCTCCCTCTGGTTGACCGGGGAATCCACCTGGTTCGCGCTGCCGGGGCGGGCGCAGGATTTCGAGTTGCCGCACTCCGCGCCGCTGGCCGAACTGCTGCACGTGATCCTCACCACTGGGACGGTGACCGCGTGCACCCAGTGTGCGGCCCGCCGGGACATCGGCCCGGACGACGTGATCCCGGGCATCCGGATCGCCGGGGCGGCCGTGTTCGTGGAGGAGACGATGGCCGAGGGAGCCCAGGCGCTCGTCTACTGA
- a CDS encoding FABP family protein, with product MSDDNPLAPPPWLNAPPVDPYPFEESHDLRVGPKLHPALDGLLPYVGVWRGRGRGGFPTIEDFDYAQEIRISHDGRPFLSYESRAWLLDEESRPVRPAGREVGWWRPVFDGDRVTDELEALLTVPTGVMELHIGRRKGTQIEFVTDAVVRTATAKEVTAGHRLFGIVDGALLYAQDMAAVGQPLSPHLSARLIRVAG from the coding sequence ATGAGTGACGACAACCCGCTGGCACCGCCGCCGTGGCTGAACGCCCCGCCGGTCGATCCGTATCCCTTCGAGGAGAGTCACGACCTGCGGGTGGGGCCCAAGCTGCATCCGGCCCTGGACGGCCTGCTGCCGTACGTCGGGGTGTGGCGGGGCCGGGGCCGGGGCGGCTTCCCCACCATCGAGGACTTCGACTACGCCCAGGAGATCCGGATCAGCCACGACGGCCGACCCTTCCTGTCGTACGAGTCCCGGGCGTGGCTGCTCGACGAAGAGTCCCGCCCGGTGCGCCCGGCGGGTCGGGAGGTCGGCTGGTGGCGACCGGTGTTCGACGGTGACCGGGTCACGGACGAACTGGAGGCCCTGCTGACCGTTCCGACCGGGGTGATGGAGCTGCACATCGGCCGGCGCAAGGGCACCCAGATCGAGTTCGTCACCGACGCGGTGGTGCGTACCGCCACCGCCAAGGAGGTCACCGCCGGGCACCGCCTGTTCGGCATCGTCGACGGCGCCCTGCTGTACGCCCAGGACATGGCCGCCGTGGGTCAGCCGCTGTCGCCGCATCTGTCCGCCCGCCTCATCCGGGTCGCCGGCTGA
- a CDS encoding Fur family transcriptional regulator — translation MSETSLAELLRSRGLRLTAQRQLILQAVLDLGHATPEQVHTAVREVAAGVNITTIYRTLELLERIGLVTHTHLSHGSPTYHAAGEDQHIHLVCRECGAIDEVDPELMRPLAEQLARERGFRVDIGHVSFFGNCARCGDGSQE, via the coding sequence ATGTCCGAAACCTCCCTGGCGGAACTGCTGCGCTCCCGTGGCCTCCGGCTGACGGCGCAACGCCAGCTGATTCTGCAGGCGGTGCTGGACCTGGGGCACGCCACGCCGGAGCAGGTGCACACGGCCGTACGCGAAGTGGCCGCCGGGGTCAACATCACCACCATCTACCGCACCCTCGAACTGCTGGAACGCATCGGCCTGGTCACCCACACCCACCTGTCGCACGGGTCGCCGACCTATCACGCCGCCGGTGAGGATCAGCACATCCACCTGGTCTGCCGGGAGTGCGGGGCGATCGACGAGGTGGATCCGGAGCTGATGCGCCCCCTGGCCGAGCAGTTGGCGCGGGAACGCGGCTTCCGGGTGGACATCGGCCATGTCTCCTTCTTCGGCAACTGCGCACGGTGTGGAGACGGGAGTCAGGAATGA
- the mtfM gene encoding small membrane protein MtfM: MVTEIGFVSLLVAGLGALAGGLIYLAVRISRGK; this comes from the coding sequence ATGGTCACCGAGATCGGGTTCGTCAGCTTGCTGGTCGCCGGCCTGGGCGCGCTCGCCGGTGGCCTGATCTATCTGGCCGTGCGCATCTCAAGAGGCAAGTGA
- a CDS encoding aminotransferase class IV translates to MEATRIGVLGRGLLSIDEPVLRGDDLGVLRGDGLFETMHLRGGRPWLLKEHLARLRAGAAAVELTLPDDAALVELLDTVAAGWPGEVEGALRLVCTRGPEGGGDPTVYATLAAVPAAARQARREGVRVATLNLGVPAEARPELDWLPTGIKSTSYGASTAARRWAARAGVDDVLWVSSDGYLLEGPTANLLWSTGDTLCTVPAARTGILPGTTVAWLLAHATEVGYDPAEGMVTPAELREADAVWLASSVRGLVEVLALDGEPLPRSPRTHALRELLGFELP, encoded by the coding sequence ATGGAGGCCACACGGATCGGCGTACTGGGTCGGGGACTGCTGTCGATCGACGAGCCGGTGTTGCGCGGCGACGACCTGGGCGTGCTGCGCGGCGACGGACTGTTCGAGACCATGCACCTGCGGGGTGGGCGGCCCTGGCTGCTCAAGGAGCATCTGGCCCGGTTGCGGGCCGGTGCCGCAGCGGTGGAGCTGACCCTGCCGGACGACGCGGCCCTGGTCGAGCTGCTGGACACCGTGGCCGCCGGGTGGCCCGGCGAGGTCGAGGGCGCCTTGCGGCTGGTCTGCACCCGCGGGCCCGAGGGGGGCGGGGACCCCACGGTGTACGCCACCCTGGCCGCCGTGCCGGCCGCCGCCCGGCAGGCCCGGCGCGAGGGGGTACGGGTGGCCACCCTGAATCTGGGGGTACCCGCCGAGGCCCGCCCCGAGTTGGACTGGCTGCCCACCGGGATCAAGTCGACCTCGTACGGGGCGAGCACCGCGGCCCGCCGGTGGGCCGCCCGAGCCGGGGTGGACGACGTGCTCTGGGTCTCCTCCGACGGCTATCTGCTGGAGGGGCCGACCGCCAATCTGCTCTGGTCGACCGGGGACACCCTGTGCACCGTGCCGGCGGCCCGCACCGGCATCCTGCCCGGCACCACGGTCGCCTGGCTGCTGGCCCACGCCACCGAGGTCGGCTATGACCCCGCCGAGGGCATGGTGACCCCGGCCGAGCTGCGGGAGGCCGACGCCGTCTGGCTGGCCTCCTCCGTACGCGGCCTGGTGGAGGTGCTGGCCCTGGACGGGGAGCCGCTACCCCGCAGCCCGCGTACCCACGCGCTGCGGGAGCTGCTCGGCTTCGAGCTGCCCTGA